A stretch of DNA from Leptolyngbyaceae cyanobacterium:
TCAATTTAATTAGATAAAGCTGTTTTGTAGTGAGGACTTCAGTCCTCTGATTAAGGACTAAAGTCCTTACTACAAACTTAAGATAATCAAACTGGTTCGTAGTGAGGACTTCAGTCCTCCGATAAGGACTAAAGTCCTTACTACAAACTTAAGCACATCATATTATTGTTTCTCTGCTTGATATATGTAGAAATTTTGAAAAGCGCCCACCGTTTCAAAGTGGTAACTAGGTACAAGCGGGTTAATAGTGAGATCTGTCTTATAAATACTAAAGAAGATAAAATTTTGTTGGTAAGTATTATCGGCAATGATGCGCTTCAAGCGGGGACGCCCGGTATCCACCAGAATCGTACATTGGCGGAGGGCGAACTTACCGAGGCTTTTGCTGACATCCTTACAAA
This window harbors:
- a CDS encoding DUF4359 domain-containing protein, which produces MKSLNILKTVAIVALAGLGISMMASNPSQSEYEEYALAQLTDYLKNNVCKDVSKSLGKFALRQCTILVDTGRPRLKRIIADNTYQQNFIFFSIYKTDLTINPLVPSYHFETVGAFQNFYIYQAEKQ